From the Papaver somniferum cultivar HN1 chromosome 2, ASM357369v1, whole genome shotgun sequence genome, the window CCCATCTTCTTTCTTCAATTTCAcagggatttctcttttcttcttcattgacttcgagatttctctttttttcttcattgaCTTCGATTGGATAAAGAAGTTGTTGAAACTTGAAAATCAAAGGATTCCATCAAAAGTTAGGGCAAAAGGTAACTGTCTTCTGTAATTTTTTCTTATAACTATGATTTCGATTTCGGTAATGGTTTTATTTTTAATCAATTGTTGAATAGAACCCTCTGGTGGTTGATTTATGGGTGTGGGTTGTGATTTTGGTTCAGATTTATGTTATTGTTGAAGATTTTAAAAGCTAACTCCCTCAAGACTCTCTATAACTATAAAATGGATTCAGAGTTTAGAGATAACTCTCATAGTCTCATATGAATCTCCCCCTCTTTTCCATTTAGTTAAAAGAGTCACTTTTCCTTCTTGATTTTACTGATTTGTGCTCTTTTTGTTTGTCTACTACCAGGTTTCCAACGGAGCTGGAAAGGGCTTTGATGTGACGAATTTCTGGTAATTGCGCTCCAATCCTTAACTTATGCCTATTTTCTCACTAATTGACTTGCATAGGTTGCTAAAATTTTAATTTGTATACTATAGATTCATATTATCTGTTTTTGGTTTGACTTTAATCTAAGATCTCTTCTTGTTTCGCAGAAATTTTGTTTCTCTAATCCATAGTTGTTCTGCACCTCCTTTTACGGACTCTCATAGATTGTCTTATGTTTACTCTTTATGTTCATATGATGGATTTCCAAGACTTCACTATTATTGACAAGAGCTGGATAGGACTTCCAAGAGACCACGATGCATTCAAAGAAGGAGTTCGAAATTTCATAGACTATGCGAGCTGGGATTTAGAACCCGACCAGAAAATATTTTGTCCTTGTAAGGATTGCAATAACAATAAGAGAGAGCTTGTGTTTGTAGTGCACGGACATATTCTGTGGAATGGCTTTATGCCGGGATATGTCGATTGGGTATACCATGGAGAAGGGGATGACCAGGTGAGGGAAACAACCAATACTGGAAATGTGGTGCAGGAAGACGATGAAGAAATGTCTGATTTGCTGCAAGAAATGAACTATGACGCCTCCAATTTTTACAAGTTGCTGAACGATGCACAGGTGTCACTATATCCTGGCTGTGAAAAGTTTTCAAGATTATCCTTCATTGTGCACTTGCTTCATGTTAAGTCCCTCGGTGGATTGAACATCAAGGGGTTTGATGTGTTGTTGAGTCTCTTGACCAAAGCCTTTCCGGATGCCAAACTACCAAAGAATTTTTATGAAGCTAGAACAACAATCAAGGGCTTGGGGCTTGGCTACATTTTGATCgatgcttgcgagaatgattgtgTTTTGTTCTGGAAAGAGAATGCAGATAAAACTTCTTGCCCGGTATGTCATGCTTCAAGATGGAAAACTACTGAATTGAATGTGGATAACGAATCAATCAGAAGAACACCAAGAGGTAAAAACATTCCAGTAAAGCAATTGCGGTACTTCCCATTGAAGCCAAGACTTCAGAGGTTATTTATGTCTTCAAAGACCGCTTCTTATATGCGATATCATGCCAAAAGACGTCCCAAAGATGGAGTTTTGAGGCATCCAGTTGATGCAGAGACATGGAAGACCTTTGATAAGAAGCACCCAGCGTTTGCAGCTGATCCTCGCAATGTAAGACTTGCATTAGCAACTGATGGGATGAATCCGTTTGGGAATATGTTGCATCCACATAATACATGGCCAGTTGTTCTCATCAATTATAACTTACCACCGTGGTTGTGTATGAAAGAGGAAAATTTTATCTTGTCTATGATAATTCCTGGACCCAAATCCCCAGGAAACGACATCGATGTGTATTTGCAACCACTCATAGAGGAATTGAAGGAATTGTGGGATGAAGGTGTTGAAACTTACGATATTTCAAAGAAAGAGAATTTTAAATGTCGTGCAGCATTACTTGGCACCATCAGTGATTTCCCTGCACTAGCTATGCTTTCCGGGTGGAGCACCAAAGGGGAATTTGCTTGTCCGTGCTGTGGGCCTGACCGATGTTCAGAACGACTGAGCAATGGGGGCAAGTATTGTTACATGCATCATCGCCGATACTTGCCTGCTGGTCATCATTGGCGCCACCAGAAGTCAGCCTTTGATGGAGAGAAAGAACTTCGAGAACCACCACATCTGATGAATGGGGATGAAATTGCTCAACAGCTGGCTCATTTTCGACAAGTTCAGTTTGGTAAGAACGCCAAACAGACTGGTCTGACAGAAATAACACCGGTTACTTTTGAACACAACTGGAAAAAAAGAGCATATTTCATGAGTTGCCGTACTTAAGCTCAATTATATGTTTTCATAATGTCGATGTGATGCACGTGAGAAGAATATTTGTGAAACTGTATTGGGCACAGTGATGAAtgtagaagggaaaacgaaagacaaTCTTAAGGCCCGGTTGGATCTGATGGACTGGGGATTACGGCCGGAGTTACATTTGAGACAAGAGGGAGATAAAATAGTGGTGCCAACAGCTTCTTTTGTCATGTCGCCCAAAGAGAAGGAATCTTTTTGTAGAACTTTGAAGGATATTAAGGTTCCCGATGGAtactcatcaaatatttctcgGTGTGTGAACGTTAAGGATCGAAAGATTATGGGTCTGAAAAGTCATGACTATCATGTATTAATGGAATATTTATTGCCTATTGCCTTACGTGGACACTTGGATGGGGATATATTGGAAGCACTGAGTGAGTTATGTATGTTTTTTAAAGTGTTGTGTACACGGGTTCTCAAGATAGAGGATCTGGATAAACTACAAGATAGTATCGCAATTACTTTGTGCAAGTTGGAAAGAATATTCCCCCCATCTTTTTTTGTTGTGATGATGCATTTGCCCATTCATCTAACACAACAAGCAAAGGATGCAGGTCCAGTTCAGTATCGGTGGATGTATCCGATCGAGAGGTAAGGGTATTCATTTATTTTATGTGCAACATTTGTCTAATTACATTGACGACTTGGGTGAATAtttcttttgtaattttttttatacaaTCACTATTTTTGCATCCTTTGAAGTCTTACTGTAATTACTTTAGGTATCTGCGTAAGTTGAAGTCTTATGTGCGGAATAAAGCTTGCCCCGAAGGATCGATGGCTGAAGCATACCTTATAGATGAATGTATCACTTTTTGTACGCGTTACTTGAATAGTGTTGTTACAAAATTTAATAAACTTGAAAGGAATGAGGATGATGAGGCGCCACAACCTGATGATCGATTAATAGTTTTCAAACAATCCGGTAGGCCCGTTGGAGCTGAAACTTGGGGACAGCTTACGGAGTCAGAGATGAAACAAATCCAACTTTATGCTTTGCTGAATACCAAAGAAGTGCAGCCATATGAGGAGTGCGCGTGCtatttatttgtgtttttatagCCATTAACTTGTTCAAGATCTAGTAATATTTTAGCACTGTTGTGGTTAACTATGTTAAGCGCTGCACCTGCAGGGAACACAAAAGTGAGCTGCAAAGCCGTGGCTTAAGAGACGCCGAGGTTAATAGAAACATCAAAGAGTTTCCTGATTGGTTTGCAACTAAAGTAAGTACCGATATATCATTGTAACACAATTTCTTTTGCGATTTTAATGACTTTCACTTCGTTTTTTTCGTCATTGATAAACATCtctatgcatgtatgaatagataTACCAATTGCATAAAAAAGGTCAGGTGAGTGATGAACTATATTCGTTGAGTCAAGGTCCTGCTA encodes:
- the LOC113350765 gene encoding uncharacterized protein LOC113350765; amino-acid sequence: MDFQDFTIIDKSWIGLPRDHDAFKEGVRNFIDYASWDLEPDQKIFCPCKDCNNNKRELVFVVHGHILWNGFMPGYVDWVYHGEGDDQVRETTNTGNVVQEDDEEMSDLLQEMNYDASNFYKLLNDAQVSLYPGCEKFSRLSFIVHLLHVKSLGGLNIKGFDVLLSLLTKAFPDAKLPKNFYEARTTIKGLGLGYILIDACENDCVLFWKENADKTSCPVCHASRWKTTELNVDNESIRRTPRGKNIPVKQLRYFPLKPRLQRLFMSSKTASYMRYHAKRRPKDGVLRHPVDAETWKTFDKKHPAFAADPRNVRLALATDGMNPFGNMLHPHNTWPVVLINYNLPPWLCMKEENFILSMIIPGPKSPGNDIDVYLQPLIEELKELWDEGVETYDISKKENFKCRAALLGTISDFPALAMLSGWSTKGEFACPCCGPDRCSERLSNGGKYCYMHHRRYLPAGHHWRHQKSAFDGEKELREPPHLMNGDEIAQQLAHFRQVQFGKNAKQTGLTEITPVTFEHNWKKRAYFMSCRT